Sequence from the Polypterus senegalus isolate Bchr_013 chromosome 3, ASM1683550v1, whole genome shotgun sequence genome:
cacgtagacttatctcgctcaactggaagaatcctaactcgcctcttttaagtcagtggaaattggaaaaaatctaattctcatttagaggatctgtgcagaaacattttcaaaacctggcaggctctgataaataacattttagaataagcatttaaattgaggaagtggattctttCCCCGCTTTTTCtattctatctatatataaatatatttatttatttatatacatatttttactattattaaagtgcttctctgctgacctagctctctttctcatgggtgggggtcgatttgtttcaaaccagttttgttaaacttgacttgcatttatggaatgctttttgattttaataaaataaaatataaaaaaaatatatgttgacAAATAGTGGGCAAGTAAGCCACCTCAAGAAATACCTACCAACACGACATCTTGCTTTCCacctcaaaacctttttttttgttttcaactcACTTCTTGTGACGTCAATGAGCACCTCGGTGTAGTCATCCCAATAGAGAAAGACTTCAATCCCACAGTAGTGCCTTCCAGAGTCGGTAGCACGAGCCTTGTCCACCATCACAGTGAAGTAGCAGGAAGAAGTGTGATCAAAAATGGAGAATCTGTCATTAATTGTGAGGGTTTCTGGTTTACTAGACTTGATAATGACATGTTCATTGCTGTTACATGGATGTCGGCAGAAGTACTTGTTGTTAAGCTTGCGTTCACAGTCATACTTGCATTTTATCTCTAGTCTTCCACCTTCTGATCCTCTAAAAATAATGCCTTCAGTTAATCTTGCATAAGTGGAagctaaaaaaatgtacaaaacatcGAGTTACAACATTACTAAAGAGAAATGATACTTAGACGATGACAGGCTATTTCCACATGTAAATTATTTATAGCCATGTGTAAAATGTTgatgtatttattcattcatcctATTATTCACCTCAATGGCTTGTAAGGATCCCAAGTAGATGCCTGAAAATGTCTACTGAAGACCTCTAAATTATGGGTAGACAGCACTCATTCAGTCCTTTGAAAGAATTTCTGCTGGGCTTCAGTAGTAAATGTTTACATTGATTGAATCCAAGCTTCTTTAAAAAAGAATACCTGTTAGGTAAATTCCTCTTTACCTACCTGTGAACAGAAGATTGATCAAAAGCTCAGGCAACCTCGTGTCAATGCCTGCTGCTTGTCTGTGAGTCTGACTCATGAGAGCAGATCTCAGTTCACATAAAGCCCTGCCCTCCAGAGACGGACACCATGGCAGCCCTTGTGGTTTGCCTTCTTGCACCATAGTTGCCAGCTTCCTGCTCAGAACTCATTAAGACCAATATTGATGTGCTTTTATGCTAAACAGGAAACAGTTGATGAACAAATGCCAAGAGAAAGTGTCAGAGAAGCTGTATCGATTTAGGAGACAATCCACTGTAAAGGACAGGGTAGAATTCCCAGCCAGGATGGGGCAAGGTTCCTCACCTGGATGGAAGACAAACCCATTAAAAGTACAAGAAGAAAGGCAGGGTGTTCCCTGTCTTAGACAGGAAGTTGATTGAAGATGCCAGTTTGGAACTGGGTATGCTGTCATCCCGGCAGGGGTGGATCATGGAATAATACCCAGCTATGTTCACTGTAATGGAAAGACTGGGGGAGACAACCAGTCAGGGCTACATGCTTCCCCGACGCATTAGGTGACTGCATCCCAGGGTGCCTCTATCACTATGGACATCCATAAGGTATGTTGGGAACTGTTGCCTTGTAGTGTCCCTGAGGTGCTGCCAGAGGATGCTGTGAAGATTTGTGATCCCTGCTCTCTGGGACTTCCCTAACTCCGAATGTACACCAGGGTCTAAGATAAAGGAAGTTGCTCAACCTCAGCCAGCTGAGTCGGAGTCAAGAGAGGAGCTGGACAACCtggtaaagtaaagtaaaggaaTAAGAgggagcgagcgagagagaagagaagaaaacagAAGATCTGTGTTTGCACAACATTTAAGAAGGCTTTGGCAAGCTACTTGTGAaagcaaatctttttttaattgtactgGGATGTTGCAATGTCCCCTACTGATTACAGCACCATTTATAATCTTCTTGTAGACGTTgtgataaaaatacaataaaaacacttaGCTATTAGTTTTCAGCAATGGCTTCTTCCTAGTTCACTGAAAAAGGCACTCAGTAAGTGGAAATATGTTCAATGTTGTTGACTTAAAACTAGATTTTATCATGATCTTGGAATGATTAAGGGGGTTACTTGCCTCAGTGATACATAGCCCCAGGGTCATATTTTGGGGGTAcagaatttgaaaaagaaatttttaacttggttaattaactATCAGTTTTACCTTTGTCAATACtggtaattaatttaataatttggtaaggctccTACATTAGTTACTTTACcgttctctgttgtaggagggtTTCTCCGGCTTTTaaacttatatcaaggtaactgaagcccaCACGTTtgtagaaacagaataatacaatttattgataaacacaaggattatagaagtatgataaatgcatataaatattgacattgtcatacacgtgcgagtaggaggcatcTAAAGgacctgagtaattgtaataaaacatccaaccGGGGTGGCGGAAtgcactgactgtctttttcagttccctacagacctttcccgggaaatcctgcaaggtgcCGGCCCCtgtgctgacgtcacttccggaccagaagacatcacttccggtgccgaCCCCTTTGCTGAAATCACGTCCGGACcagaaaacatcacttccggtgcagccccctttgctgacgtcacgtctggaccagaagacatcacttccggtgtccgACCCTTTGCTGATATCACTTCCGGACCAGAAGACATCATTTCTGGggccggcccttttgatgacgtcattcCTTTATGGGCCTTTAAAGTCTCCCTCTTTGTCttctatagtcagttctgttttggactctcttCTATGCACATCATGCTTCTAATAAACTCCACTTTTGCagccaaatctttatgatgtctttgtctAATCTTTATCACAACATATAAGACAGGAGGCAGACAGACTAggcaaacatataacatataggctggctgtttactggtatttagagttctcctttatcttggcacagaaaaatagttttatgataccaagtctttatggatgatgtccGACGTTGTGtagagttgttgctttgttgatACTTGGTGATCAAGTGGAAGATTCTTCATGCGTTGGACTGCACTGTTTCTGTTTACTTCATGATccttgtcagtgctgtgctgctgcttcTTCAGCTCACCTCCGGCTGTCGGTTGCCACTTCACTGGAAGAGGCACCACTCATTCTGGTCCAAAAGTTTTGAAGTCATGGCTTCTCAACCTCTCAATGGTCAGAGAGAAGCCTAtcctcagtaaaaaaaaaattaaattaataattcattacatttatatagcactcaaagtactcaaagtgctatccacacagggaggaaccaggaagcgaacacacaatctccttactgcaaagcagcagcactgccactgcgccacctgtgaggattaaaattaaaaatcatggAATTCCACTTAGAGTTAGCAAAAATGACACTAAAAAGGgctctcagacaatgagaaacaagattcttctGGTCTGATGAAAATGAAACCATGattgtctggaggaaaccaagcatTGCTCATTTCAAAGATGAAGCATgttggtgacagcatcatgctattgGGATGTTCTTCAGCAGCAGAGGTTCGGTGTGATGCTCTGTGTGCTCAGCCATGAGAAAAAGTTTGCTGCAAGGtaaattatacaaacaaaaaataaatatctccCTGAGGAAGTGACAGCATCCTCATCTTCATTCactcacaaaaaaatcaatgCCTTGAAAAGGAGTGGCATGAACCAGCtacagcattttatttatatgtgaaaAAGAATGAGAAAATAATATAGAGCGTGCACTTCACTTGAGTGTAGGCATAgatgttacttttttttagttCATTTCATTTCCTGACTTGTTTATTCTCAAATTGTCAGTAAAATGTGTTGTAATTCTTTATTTAAGTTGTTGCATCATTGCACTTTATTTTCATAGCTCTAGAGAAAAAGGAAgctgtttaaatgtatttattgcttgcacatttactgtatttaattttgcaaatttcccttttattttagtAACTTTTCTAGTTAAATATCCCGTTGTCATAAAAAAGGAAGCTCATGAAATCTGCTCATTGGATGTGCTTATTGAAGTTTGCTCAGCTTGAGAACTGTGTGGTAAAAAgaaatgtcttcattatattttatataatctcACTAAGCAAAGTATTAGGACCACCTGTACACCTCCACTTATCTAGTCATGCGATCAcgtggcagcagtgcaatgccTAACATCATGCAGATGCAAGTCAGGAGCCTCAGTTAATGTGACCTCAGTGATTTTAACAGTGGCAAGATTGCTAGAGGCAGATAAGCTGGTTCGAGATTTCTGATGATCTCCCAGAATTTTCACAAGCAGAACTCTCGGAAGTTTGCAAACAATAAAACATCCTTTGTATGCAGTAATGTAGATGGAGACACCTGGATGATGAGaaaggtcagaagagaatggtcTGTCTGAAAGGCTACGGTAACTCAGAttaccactctgtacaactgtggtgagcagaaaagcatctcaggaTGTACAGCACATTACACTTTGAGACAGACTGGCTACAACAGTAGAAGACCATGTGGAGTTTCACTCCTGAAAGCTAAGAGCAGAAAGCTGAGACTGCGGCGAgcacaggctttttttttttaatttaattctgttactatgttttgttatatttattagtGAATACTGTCTtgtttattaatatgttttttgttctgaatattttttttttaatttattaatcaatTAGGAGTGAATAACATTGCATGAAACCAAATtaaacttaacaaagcaaaagTCAATCCCCGCCCacgagaaagagaggagagcccaCAGCCAaatcaaatctttaaaagcagcaaagaTGAACAGAATCCTTTTTCCCCAACACACaagcttattctgaaatgttattgattagatcctgccatatttaaaaaaagttttgaacagatcctgtaagtaaaaattagatttttttccaatttcaaatagaacatcgattacccactgacttgaaagtgGAGGGGTGGGAGTCTTCctgctgagcaagataagtctacgtgctagtagtgaggtaaaagCAATTATGATTTGTTCGTTCTtccccactttaagcccatctggatgACCACCAaacagagtattttttttttaatattaattttattacaatccatacaaagcaatcaagtttttacaaaaagaagaattgagttaagaacagatcgatccccaccctgagagagagagcaagccaaacggtaaaatttaaggcttgtaaacatacctaaattaataaattctctgtgctttataaacttattttaaaatattactgattagatcctgccatgttttgaaaaagtctgtacagatcctctaactgagtatttgatttttccaatttcaaataatataacacatcagtttcccactgacttaaagaggagagtttgggttcttccagtttatcagaataagtctgcgtgccaaaagtgtagtgaatgcaatcacaatttgtttgtctttctccactttaagcccctctggaagaaccccaaacacagctgttaatgggttaggagggattgtgagtccaaggctgtctgagaggtaattaaaaatgtttgtccagaataatgttaatttggtgcaggcccagaacatgtgacctagtgaggctggggcttggttgcaacgttcgcaggttggatcatgccctggaaacatcttggagagttttagtcaagacagatgtgctcgatatataattttgagttgtataattgtatgctttgcatatggagcttgagtgaattctctgcattgctactttccactccttttctgatatattaattgagagatcttttcccagtgtcctcttggatctttgaaaggaagggattgtaaaatgattttatatattgtagagatggagtctaactccttgaattgagcaatatttttccagcgtggatgagggggcaagatgaggaaaatctggaaagtgctgtttaacaaagttcctgatttgaagatagtgaaagaaatgtgtagctggaatgttaaatttggaatgtaattgttcataggatgcaaagacgttgtctatataaagatctctaagcaagttaattccaaatttttccagatattaaaactgcatatgtttgtgaaggttgaaagaggtggttctcttgcagggtgccacagatagaagc
This genomic interval carries:
- the LOC120526710 gene encoding protein CD300H-like, whose protein sequence is MVQEGKPQGLPWCPSLEGRALCELRSALMSQTHRQAAGIDTRLPELLINLLFTASTYARLTEGIIFRGSEGGRLEIKCKYDCERKLNNKYFCRHPCNSNEHVIIKSSKPETLTINDRFSIFDHTSSCYFTVMVDKARATDSGRHYCGIEVFLYWDDYTEVLIDVTRRFCLRQGSAVQPT